The following are encoded in a window of Bradyrhizobium sp. WBOS07 genomic DNA:
- a CDS encoding efflux RND transporter periplasmic adaptor subunit, with protein MNIVTEHKISGEPIDNKAPKRPVRPVLWFIIVGTLLAALVGGLVWFNYFRGQMIKQFFANNKPPPTAVSAAEAKSEVVPNLLTAVGSLVAVHQVDVSADVNGRVTEIKFQPGTRVEAGTPLVQLFDAPEQGDLANYKAQATVAQLSLDRAKQLAARQFGPQATVDSAQAAYDQAQAGIAKTEALISQKLVRAPFAGDLGVRKVEVGQYLTAGTAIVSLTDLSELWANFTVTEKDSGSLKVGQPVRLKVDAYPGRTFEGKITTIEPQISADTRNIRVQATIANPEKILKPGMFVTTTVVLPDKPAVITVPETAVDYTLYGDSVFVITEKKEEDGKTSLSAVRTFVQTGNRVEGRVEILKGVKPGDKVVAVGQLKLQSGAAVSISTDPAPQIPAQPPRY; from the coding sequence ATGAACATCGTAACCGAGCACAAGATTTCGGGCGAACCGATCGACAACAAGGCTCCCAAGCGTCCGGTCCGGCCGGTGCTGTGGTTCATCATCGTCGGCACGCTGCTCGCCGCGCTGGTCGGTGGCCTCGTCTGGTTCAACTATTTCCGCGGCCAGATGATCAAGCAGTTCTTCGCCAACAACAAGCCGCCGCCGACGGCCGTCAGCGCGGCGGAGGCGAAGTCCGAGGTGGTGCCGAACCTGCTCACCGCGGTGGGCAGCCTCGTCGCCGTGCACCAGGTCGACGTCAGCGCCGACGTCAACGGCCGCGTCACCGAGATCAAGTTCCAGCCGGGCACGCGTGTCGAGGCCGGCACGCCCCTGGTGCAGCTGTTCGATGCGCCGGAGCAGGGCGACCTCGCCAATTACAAGGCCCAGGCGACCGTCGCGCAGCTGTCGCTCGACCGTGCCAAGCAGCTGGCGGCGCGCCAGTTCGGCCCGCAGGCGACCGTCGATTCCGCGCAGGCTGCCTATGACCAGGCGCAGGCGGGCATCGCCAAGACCGAGGCGCTGATCTCGCAGAAGCTGGTCCGCGCACCGTTCGCCGGCGATCTCGGCGTCCGCAAGGTCGAGGTCGGTCAATACCTGACGGCAGGTACGGCGATCGTATCGCTGACCGATCTGTCGGAGCTGTGGGCCAACTTCACGGTGACCGAAAAGGATTCCGGTAGCCTCAAGGTCGGCCAGCCCGTCCGGCTCAAGGTCGACGCCTATCCGGGCCGCACCTTCGAAGGCAAGATCACCACGATCGAGCCGCAGATCTCGGCCGACACCCGCAACATCCGCGTGCAGGCGACGATCGCCAATCCTGAGAAGATCCTCAAGCCCGGCATGTTCGTGACGACCACGGTGGTGCTGCCGGACAAGCCGGCGGTGATCACCGTTCCCGAGACGGCAGTCGACTACACGCTGTACGGCGACTCGGTGTTCGTGATCACCGAGAAGAAGGAAGAAGACGGCAAGACCAGCCTCTCCGCGGTGCGCACCTTCGTGCAGACCGGCAACCGGGTCGAAGGTCGCGTCGAAATCCTCAAGGGCGTGAAGCCGGGCGACAAGGTCGTCGCCGTCGGCCAGCTCAAGCTGCAATCGGGCGCGGCGGTGTCGATTTCGACCGACCCGGCTCCGCAGATTCCGGCGCAGCCGCCGCGCTACTGA
- a CDS encoding MexW/MexI family multidrug efflux RND transporter permease subunit has translation MALTDIFIKRPVLSVVVSLLILLIGLRAAMVLPIRQYPKLSNTVINITTVYPGASADLIQGFITTPIEQAVASAEGVDYITSSSVLGTSTIQVYIKLNFDPNQALTEVLAKTNSVKYLIPKESNDPIVTKTTGQTTAVMYLGFSSEELSGSAISDYLTRVVQPVLSTVDGVASADILGGQTFAMRLWLDPVKMAGRNVSATDVAAAIQANNFQSAAGQTKGYLIVSNVSTNTDLTNVDQFKKMIVKAKDGGFVRMEDIATVELAAQSTNASVAFNGEHAIFIGVQATPQGNPLTLVKGVRALFPELERNLPPSMKMKVAYDSTKFIQSSIDEVEKTLGEAVIIVIVVIFLFLASLRSVIIPVVTIPLSMIGVCTLMLALGFSFNLLTLLAMVLAIGLVVDDAIVVVENIHRHLEEGKTPVQASLQGAREIVGPVISMTITLAAVYAPIGFLGGLTGSLFREFAFTLAGSVIVSGVIALTLSPMMCSVLLRNTEEGRFAKLVNRVFGAMTRWYGRRLDRSLDYKAITGLFAVTILGLVGFLYMHTSKELAPEEDQGIVFAVTKAPKYANIDYVDFYGEKLDKEFQKFPETDLRFVLNGINGPQGGIAGMLLKPWDERKRSSIALKPLVQAELSKIEGVQAFAFNLPPLPGGPGGLPVQMVINSTAGFQTVYEQMEKLKDAARKSGMFIVSDSDLAYNQPNVEVTIDRTKAQDLGVNMQNLGSTLAVLLGGNYINRFNLEGRSYQVIPQVPRINRLSPESLGGYYVTTNTGQQLPLSTVVSIRTKTDPNSLTHYNQLNSATFSAVPMPGVTIGAAVDFLESEAKNLPQGFSHDYLADSRQYVQEGNQLAITFGFALIIIFLVLAAQFESLRDPLVIMISVPMAIVGALIPLFFGAATMNIYTQVGLLTLVGLITKHGILMVEFANELQVNERLDRRSAIEMSARIRLRPILMTTAAMVTGLIPLLTATGAGAASRFSIGLVVVAGMSIGTLFTLFVLPAVYVVLATDHRAAADSERNKQVNELDLGGKALRPT, from the coding sequence ATGGCCCTTACCGATATTTTCATCAAGCGCCCGGTTCTGTCGGTCGTCGTCAGCCTGCTGATCCTGCTGATCGGCCTGCGCGCGGCGATGGTGCTGCCGATCCGGCAGTATCCCAAGCTGTCGAACACGGTCATCAACATCACGACCGTCTATCCCGGCGCGTCGGCGGACCTGATCCAGGGCTTCATCACGACGCCAATCGAGCAGGCGGTCGCCTCGGCCGAGGGCGTCGATTACATCACCTCGTCGTCGGTGCTCGGCACCTCGACGATCCAGGTTTACATCAAGCTGAATTTCGACCCGAACCAGGCGCTCACCGAGGTTCTGGCGAAGACGAACTCGGTCAAATATCTGATCCCGAAGGAATCCAACGACCCGATCGTCACCAAGACCACGGGCCAGACGACGGCCGTGATGTATCTCGGCTTTTCGTCCGAGGAACTCTCGGGCTCGGCGATCTCCGATTATCTGACGCGTGTGGTGCAGCCGGTGCTGTCGACCGTCGATGGCGTCGCGTCGGCTGACATTCTCGGCGGGCAAACCTTCGCGATGCGGCTCTGGCTCGATCCTGTGAAGATGGCCGGCCGCAACGTTTCGGCGACCGACGTTGCCGCTGCGATCCAGGCCAACAACTTCCAATCCGCGGCAGGCCAGACCAAGGGCTATCTGATCGTCTCCAACGTCTCGACGAACACCGATCTGACCAATGTCGATCAGTTCAAGAAGATGATCGTGAAGGCCAAGGACGGCGGCTTCGTGCGGATGGAGGACATCGCCACCGTCGAGCTTGCCGCCCAGAGCACGAACGCCAGCGTCGCCTTCAACGGCGAGCACGCGATCTTCATCGGTGTGCAGGCGACGCCGCAAGGCAATCCGCTGACGCTGGTCAAGGGTGTCCGCGCGCTGTTCCCCGAGCTCGAACGCAACCTGCCGCCGTCGATGAAGATGAAGGTCGCCTACGACTCGACCAAGTTCATCCAGTCTTCGATCGACGAGGTGGAGAAAACGCTGGGCGAAGCCGTGATCATCGTGATCGTGGTGATCTTCCTGTTCCTGGCCTCGCTGCGATCGGTCATCATTCCCGTCGTCACGATTCCCTTGTCGATGATCGGCGTCTGCACCCTGATGCTGGCGCTGGGCTTCAGCTTCAACCTGTTGACGCTGCTCGCGATGGTGCTGGCGATCGGCCTTGTGGTCGACGACGCCATCGTGGTGGTGGAGAACATCCATCGCCATCTGGAGGAGGGGAAGACGCCGGTCCAGGCGTCGTTGCAAGGTGCGCGTGAGATCGTGGGTCCCGTGATCTCGATGACGATCACGCTCGCCGCAGTGTACGCGCCGATCGGTTTCCTCGGTGGCCTCACCGGTTCATTGTTCCGCGAATTCGCCTTCACACTGGCGGGCTCGGTGATCGTGTCCGGCGTGATTGCGTTGACCTTGTCGCCGATGATGTGCTCGGTGCTGCTGAGAAACACCGAGGAGGGCCGGTTCGCCAAGCTCGTGAACCGGGTGTTCGGCGCGATGACGCGCTGGTATGGCCGCAGGCTCGACCGCTCGCTCGACTACAAGGCGATCACCGGCCTGTTCGCGGTGACCATCCTCGGGCTTGTCGGCTTCCTCTACATGCACACGTCGAAGGAGCTTGCACCGGAGGAAGACCAGGGCATCGTCTTCGCGGTGACCAAGGCGCCGAAATACGCCAACATCGATTATGTCGATTTCTACGGCGAGAAGCTCGACAAGGAGTTCCAGAAATTCCCCGAGACCGATCTTCGCTTCGTGCTGAACGGCATCAACGGTCCGCAGGGCGGCATCGCCGGCATGCTGCTCAAGCCCTGGGACGAGCGCAAGCGCTCGTCGATCGCTTTGAAGCCGCTGGTGCAGGCCGAGCTCTCCAAGATCGAGGGCGTGCAGGCCTTCGCGTTCAACCTGCCGCCGCTGCCGGGCGGACCCGGCGGCCTGCCGGTGCAGATGGTGATCAACTCCACGGCCGGCTTCCAGACGGTCTATGAACAAATGGAAAAGCTGAAGGACGCGGCGCGCAAGAGCGGCATGTTCATCGTCTCCGACAGCGACCTCGCCTATAACCAGCCGAACGTCGAAGTCACGATCGATCGTACCAAGGCGCAGGATCTGGGCGTCAACATGCAGAATCTCGGCTCGACGCTCGCGGTCCTGCTCGGCGGCAACTACATCAACCGCTTCAATCTCGAGGGCCGCTCGTACCAGGTCATTCCGCAGGTGCCGCGCATCAACCGGCTCTCGCCGGAATCGCTCGGCGGCTATTATGTGACCACGAACACCGGCCAGCAGCTTCCGCTGTCGACCGTGGTCTCGATCAGGACCAAGACCGACCCGAACTCGCTGACGCACTACAACCAGCTCAATTCGGCGACGTTCTCGGCGGTGCCGATGCCGGGCGTGACCATCGGCGCGGCGGTCGACTTCCTCGAAAGCGAGGCCAAGAATCTGCCGCAGGGCTTCAGCCACGACTATCTGGCGGACTCCAGGCAATATGTTCAGGAAGGCAACCAGCTCGCGATCACCTTCGGCTTCGCGCTGATCATCATCTTCCTGGTGCTGGCAGCGCAATTCGAGAGCTTGCGCGATCCGCTGGTGATCATGATCTCGGTGCCTATGGCGATCGTCGGTGCGCTGATCCCGCTGTTCTTCGGCGCCGCGACCATGAATATCTACACCCAGGTCGGCCTGCTGACCCTGGTCGGCCTGATCACCAAGCACGGCATCCTGATGGTGGAATTCGCCAACGAGCTCCAGGTCAACGAGCGGCTCGACCGCCGCTCGGCCATCGAAATGTCGGCCCGCATCCGCCTGCGGCCGATCCTGATGACGACGGCCGCGATGGTCACCGGCCTGATCCCGCTGCTGACAGCGACCGGCGCGGGCGCGGCCAGCCGCTTCTCGATCGGTCTGGTCGTCGTGGCCGGCATGTCGATCGGCACGCTGTTCACTCTGTTCGTGCTGCCGGCGGTGTACGTGGTGCTGGCGACCGACCACCGCGCGGCGGCCGATTCCGAGCGGAACAAGCAGGTCAACGAGCTCGATCTCGGCGGCAAGGCCTTGCGGCCGACCTGA
- a CDS encoding response regulator has product MNAYILVVDDEPDVEALFRQQFRRELRAGRFQMEFATSAPDAIKRAAEVRTPSLILSDINMPGMSGLDMLPKVRAAHPDVPVIMITAYGDAETRRKAIERGAVGLLTKPIDFALLRQEIDTRLEQAA; this is encoded by the coding sequence GTGAACGCTTACATCCTGGTCGTTGACGACGAGCCCGACGTCGAGGCGCTGTTCCGGCAGCAGTTCCGACGCGAGCTGCGCGCCGGCCGCTTTCAGATGGAGTTCGCCACCTCCGCGCCCGATGCGATCAAGCGTGCCGCCGAGGTCCGCACCCCCTCGCTGATCCTGTCCGACATCAACATGCCCGGCATGAGCGGGCTGGACATGCTGCCGAAGGTGCGTGCCGCGCATCCGGACGTTCCCGTCATCATGATCACGGCCTATGGCGATGCCGAGACGCGGCGAAAGGCGATCGAGCGCGGCGCCGTCGGGCTGCTCACCAAGCCGATCGACTTTGCCTTGCTGCGACAGGAGATCGACACGAGGCTCGAGCAAGCCGCATGA
- a CDS encoding adenylate/guanylate cyclase domain-containing protein, with protein MSTTILFVDDEPDLEVLVLQKFRRQIRDGEVTIMFARDGLEALASLEQNPQVDMVVSDINMPRMDGLSLLAKLQEAEEKKSTIIVSAYGDMSNIRTAMNRGAFDFLTKPIDFADLEATIGKTIRHIEMLHEVRRRQMEAERAHAALSRHFSPELAKRLAASGEGEGIEVQWRDVATIFTDITGFTSLVETAPPEALGKLLNEYVGGMTEIVFAHEGTVAKIIGDAIQVLFNAPGDQPDYATRAVACAHALDAWAQEFRGRQHAMGITFGATRIGIHAGPALVGNFGGNRYFDYTAYGDSINIAARLEAANKHLGTRICVSASVAEAAENFQGRPVGELMLRGRSEPLRAFEPLPPAKYEAPETALYAEAFARMATGDAAAMPAFAALVGAHADDSLAGFHLKRLLNGAKGIRMQLE; from the coding sequence ATGAGCACGACCATCCTCTTCGTCGACGACGAGCCGGATCTCGAGGTGCTGGTCCTGCAGAAGTTCCGCAGGCAGATCCGCGACGGAGAGGTGACCATCATGTTCGCCCGCGACGGCCTCGAGGCGCTGGCCTCGCTCGAGCAGAACCCGCAGGTCGACATGGTGGTTTCCGACATCAACATGCCCCGGATGGACGGGCTGTCGCTGCTGGCGAAGCTCCAGGAGGCCGAGGAGAAGAAGTCAACCATCATCGTCTCCGCCTATGGCGACATGAGCAACATCCGAACCGCCATGAACCGCGGGGCGTTCGACTTCCTGACCAAGCCGATCGACTTCGCCGATCTGGAAGCCACGATCGGCAAGACCATCCGCCACATCGAGATGCTGCACGAGGTGCGCCGGCGCCAGATGGAAGCCGAGCGCGCCCATGCCGCGCTGTCGCGTCATTTCTCGCCCGAGCTGGCCAAACGTCTGGCCGCCAGCGGCGAAGGCGAGGGAATCGAGGTGCAGTGGCGAGATGTCGCCACCATCTTCACCGACATTACGGGCTTCACCTCGCTGGTCGAGACGGCCCCGCCCGAGGCATTGGGCAAGCTGCTCAACGAGTATGTTGGCGGCATGACCGAGATCGTCTTCGCGCATGAGGGGACGGTCGCAAAGATCATTGGCGATGCGATCCAGGTGCTCTTCAACGCGCCCGGGGATCAGCCGGATTATGCCACGCGCGCGGTCGCTTGCGCCCATGCGCTCGATGCCTGGGCGCAGGAGTTTCGGGGCCGGCAACATGCGATGGGCATCACCTTCGGTGCGACCCGCATCGGCATTCACGCCGGTCCGGCGCTGGTCGGCAATTTCGGCGGCAATCGCTATTTCGACTACACCGCGTATGGGGATTCGATCAACATCGCCGCGCGGCTGGAGGCCGCCAACAAGCATCTGGGGACGCGCATCTGCGTCAGCGCCAGCGTTGCCGAGGCGGCTGAGAATTTCCAAGGGCGTCCCGTGGGTGAGCTGATGCTGCGCGGACGCAGCGAGCCGTTGCGCGCGTTCGAGCCGTTGCCGCCGGCGAAATACGAGGCGCCGGAAACCGCGCTGTATGCGGAGGCTTTTGCCAGGATGGCGACCGGCGACGCCGCGGCCATGCCTGCCTTTGCTGCGCTGGTCGGCGCGCATGCCGACGATTCCCTGGCCGGTTTTCACCTGAAGCGCCTTCTCAACGGTGCCAAGGGCATTCGCATGCAGCTTGAATAG